A portion of the uncultured Bacteroides sp. genome contains these proteins:
- a CDS encoding sensor protein KdpD translates to MNREESVQHFLDLIKKSRRGKFKIYVGMIAGVGKSYRMLQEAHDLLDNGVDVQIGYIETHGRIATEALIAGLPLIPRRKIFYKGKELEEMDVEAIIMIHPEIVVVDELAHTNVEGSVHQKRWQDVMALLDEGINVISAVNIQHIESLNEDVQGISGIEVKERIPDSVLQEADEVVNIDLTAEELIARLKAGKIYRPEKIQLALNNFFKTENILQLRELALKEVALRVEKKVENEVVVSGMGIRHERFMACISSHEKTPRRIIRKAARLATRYNTSFIALYVQTPRESMERIDLASQRHLLNHFKLVAELGGEVVQVQSRDVLGSIVNVCTERQITTVCMGAPSLRMPGAFLSVLRYKKFMNRLTEVNTDLIILA, encoded by the coding sequence ATGAATAGAGAAGAGAGCGTGCAGCATTTCCTTGATTTGATAAAGAAGTCACGTCGCGGGAAATTTAAAATTTATGTGGGTATGATAGCAGGTGTGGGTAAGAGCTATCGTATGCTGCAGGAAGCGCACGATTTATTGGATAATGGCGTTGATGTACAAATAGGTTATATTGAAACCCATGGGCGTATTGCGACGGAAGCTTTGATCGCCGGGTTGCCTCTGATACCTCGCCGAAAGATTTTTTATAAAGGGAAGGAGCTTGAGGAGATGGATGTTGAGGCCATCATCATGATTCATCCCGAAATTGTCGTGGTTGATGAGCTGGCTCACACCAATGTGGAAGGTAGCGTGCATCAAAAGCGCTGGCAGGATGTGATGGCTTTACTCGATGAGGGCATAAATGTGATTTCGGCAGTCAATATTCAGCATATTGAAAGTCTGAACGAAGATGTACAGGGCATTTCGGGTATTGAAGTGAAGGAGCGTATCCCTGACAGTGTTTTGCAAGAAGCTGACGAGGTGGTGAATATTGATCTCACAGCTGAAGAACTTATTGCTCGCCTCAAAGCCGGTAAGATCTATCGACCGGAGAAAATCCAGTTGGCTCTGAACAACTTCTTTAAGACAGAAAACATCTTGCAACTTCGCGAGCTGGCTTTGAAAGAGGTGGCATTACGTGTGGAGAAAAAAGTGGAAAATGAGGTTGTAGTCTCCGGTATGGGTATTAGGCATGAGCGTTTCATGGCTTGTATTAGTTCTCACGAAAAAACACCGCGCAGGATTATACGCAAAGCCGCTCGATTGGCTACTCGTTATAATACTTCATTCATCGCTCTTTACGTGCAAACTCCCCGTGAAAGTATGGAACGTATTGACTTGGCCAGTCAACGGCATCTTCTAAACCATTTTAAATTGGTGGCTGAATTAGGTGGAGAGGTTGTTCAGGTACAGTCGAGAGATGTGCTTGGAAGTATTGTGAATGTATGCACAGAGAGACAAATAACAACGGTCTGTATGGGAGCGCCCTCTCTTAGAATGCCCGGTGCTTTTTTGTCTGTGTTACGCTATAAAAAATTCATGAACAGATTGACAGAAGTGAATACCGATTTGATTATACTTGCATAA